A genomic segment from Saprospiraceae bacterium encodes:
- a CDS encoding MFS transporter: MARSKQSAKSPLLIIFLTVFIDMLGVGIIIPVIPVIFFDPDSTVFAVDIGITYRSVMYGLLLACFPFMQFFGAPLLGTLSDRFGRKPVLKLSLLGTMIGYLLFAWAILTQNLVLLFISRMIPGFMGGNIAVILSSIADISDEQSKPKNFGLVGMAFGLGFILGPTLGGVLADATVVSWFGHDTPFWFTAILTLFNILFVQFSFPETLKEPQTSKVNVFRGFQNIALSFKIPNLRSIFIVVLLLSLGFSFFTQFFSVYLIQEFSFSEKNIGLLYGWIGLWLAFTQGFVVRKLSNRFASEQILQFTIFGLSLAILVLLVPSQAYWFYLINPLVAIFQGTTSPNLITVISAQAGKERQGEILGINQSMNSLGQMIPPLIAGYINSISSSLPLIAAAGLTFTGWLVYMFVFRRRK, encoded by the coding sequence ATGGCTCGTTCAAAACAGTCTGCGAAATCGCCCTTACTCATCATTTTCTTAACTGTTTTTATAGATATGTTGGGTGTGGGGATTATCATTCCTGTTATACCTGTTATTTTTTTCGATCCGGACTCAACCGTTTTTGCAGTAGATATAGGAATTACCTATCGTTCGGTCATGTATGGCTTATTATTGGCCTGTTTTCCATTTATGCAATTTTTCGGTGCGCCGCTACTGGGAACTTTATCGGACAGGTTTGGAAGAAAACCTGTTTTAAAGCTCTCCCTTTTAGGCACAATGATCGGTTACCTCCTATTTGCCTGGGCTATTTTGACCCAAAACCTGGTTCTTTTATTTATCAGCCGGATGATTCCGGGGTTTATGGGTGGAAATATTGCGGTGATCCTCTCTTCCATTGCTGACATAAGCGATGAGCAATCCAAGCCCAAAAATTTCGGCTTGGTCGGCATGGCTTTTGGGTTGGGATTTATCCTGGGGCCTACGCTGGGTGGCGTGCTGGCAGATGCAACCGTCGTAAGCTGGTTTGGCCATGATACGCCGTTTTGGTTTACAGCGATCCTTACCTTGTTCAATATACTTTTTGTCCAGTTTTCTTTTCCGGAAACATTGAAGGAGCCTCAAACTTCCAAGGTCAATGTTTTTCGAGGATTTCAAAACATAGCACTATCTTTCAAAATACCCAACCTTCGATCTATTTTTATCGTTGTGTTGCTGCTTTCATTAGGCTTTTCTTTTTTTACTCAGTTTTTTTCAGTCTACCTGATCCAGGAGTTTAGCTTTTCGGAAAAAAACATAGGGTTGCTTTATGGCTGGATTGGCTTGTGGCTAGCCTTTACGCAGGGCTTTGTGGTCCGAAAATTATCCAATCGCTTCGCATCTGAGCAGATTTTGCAGTTTACAATATTTGGCTTATCGCTAGCCATCCTGGTCTTATTGGTTCCCAGCCAAGCTTATTGGTTCTATTTAATCAACCCCTTAGTTGCTATTTTCCAAGGGACGACTTCTCCTAATCTAATCACCGTTATATCTGCTCAGGCGGGCAAAGAACGCCAGGGAGAAATCCTCGGGATTAATCAATCGATGAATTCGCTTGGCCAAATGATCCCGCCATTGATAGCGGGCTATATCAATTCGATTAGTTCTAGCCTTCCACTTATTGCCGCTGCGGGCTTGACTTTTACGGGATGGCTGGTGTATATGTTTGTTTTCAGAAGAAGAAAATAA
- a CDS encoding aldo/keto reductase → MKNLKQLNRRQMLQLSVALGGNILFPVSLIPKAMLQADQILKRTIPGTTQQLPIIGMGTWQTFDIGQAPEERSNIKDVLQTFYDLGGRVLDSSPMYGRSEQVLGDLSAELGLLGKLFMATKVWTTGKTEGIRQMNSSMQKMRSRPMDLMQVHNLVDVKTHLQTLKQWKAEGLIRYIGLTHYVVSAHDDLEHLIRTEDIDFIQINFSIQTRNAEKTLLPLAKDKGVAVLINRPFESGSLFRMVKGKSLPDWAKAWDINSWGQFFLKYIVSHEAVTCAIPATSKVHHLKDNMGAAFGRLPDKATRKKMVDFLFG, encoded by the coding sequence ATGAAAAATTTAAAGCAGCTCAATCGTCGGCAAATGCTTCAACTATCCGTAGCTTTAGGAGGCAATATTTTATTCCCTGTATCCTTAATACCGAAGGCCATGCTACAAGCGGACCAGATCTTGAAAAGAACGATTCCCGGAACAACCCAACAGCTACCAATCATTGGCATGGGTACCTGGCAAACCTTTGATATTGGTCAGGCTCCAGAAGAAAGAAGCAATATCAAGGATGTCCTTCAAACCTTTTATGATTTGGGTGGACGTGTACTGGATTCTTCACCTATGTACGGACGGTCAGAGCAAGTGTTGGGCGACCTAAGCGCCGAACTAGGCCTCCTTGGCAAGCTTTTTATGGCCACCAAAGTTTGGACAACCGGCAAGACCGAAGGCATTCGTCAGATGAATAGCTCCATGCAAAAAATGAGGAGCCGACCGATGGATTTGATGCAGGTGCATAATTTAGTAGATGTGAAGACCCACCTGCAAACCCTCAAGCAGTGGAAAGCAGAGGGTTTAATCCGATATATCGGCCTCACGCATTATGTTGTAAGTGCACATGATGATTTAGAACACTTGATCCGGACGGAAGACATAGATTTTATACAAATTAACTTTTCTATCCAAACCCGTAATGCAGAAAAAACACTCTTGCCTTTGGCAAAGGATAAAGGTGTTGCTGTTTTGATTAACCGACCTTTTGAAAGTGGAAGCCTTTTTAGAATGGTGAAGGGCAAAAGCCTTCCTGATTGGGCAAAGGCATGGGACATCAATAGTTGGGGGCAGTTTTTCCTTAAATATATTGTTTCCCATGAGGCGGTAACTTGCGCTATTCCGGCTACTTCCAAGGTGCACCATTTGAAAGACAATATGGGGGCAGCCTTTGGTCGATTACCTGATAAAGCTACGCGAAAAAAGATGGTCGATTTTTTATTTGGGTAA
- a CDS encoding helix-turn-helix domain-containing protein — MIHSHEFWTLALSLTGGIQCLLLGSYFLLLKKGNLSAHRLFALLIGLVGLRLFKSAWYIYAGDEMPLILINLGFAAHLASGPLLVLYIWISLFGKQLKKTWGFHFLPTMGILIGTSWLSLEGFWYKGGYYGLLLISMAYWIYALGLLWKYKQAQTEIDQAQKRWLLSLMVMMSTFFIVYAANYFVGLLSYANVPLVYTLTLFPLSLSAWKSYEFLTVSPSQKQKYQNMELSGELIQGYQQKILHFIQFQKPYLTSGYSVKQLSLDTEIPSHIISLVLNQYLQTNFTALINQHRIDYACQLFVHPQYGHYSIAGIAFESGFNSLSVFNQSFKKIKGITPSGYRQSVLPK, encoded by the coding sequence ATGATACACAGCCACGAATTTTGGACATTAGCACTTTCTTTGACAGGGGGTATTCAATGCCTCCTGCTGGGGAGTTATTTTTTGCTATTAAAAAAAGGAAATTTAAGTGCTCATCGGTTATTTGCGTTATTAATAGGCTTGGTGGGTTTGCGTCTTTTTAAATCAGCCTGGTATATTTATGCAGGGGATGAAATGCCACTTATCTTGATAAATTTAGGTTTTGCCGCACATTTAGCCTCTGGTCCATTGCTTGTCCTATATATATGGATCTCTTTGTTCGGAAAGCAATTGAAAAAAACCTGGGGCTTCCATTTTTTGCCAACAATGGGCATTTTGATTGGTACCTCATGGTTATCGCTGGAAGGTTTTTGGTATAAAGGAGGCTACTATGGGTTATTGTTGATTTCAATGGCTTACTGGATTTATGCACTGGGATTGCTATGGAAATATAAACAGGCACAAACGGAGATCGACCAAGCTCAGAAGAGATGGCTGCTTAGTTTAATGGTGATGATGAGTACCTTTTTTATAGTCTATGCTGCCAATTATTTTGTGGGGCTGCTTTCCTATGCCAATGTGCCTCTTGTGTATACCCTTACATTGTTTCCGCTGAGCCTATCTGCCTGGAAAAGTTATGAATTCCTAACCGTATCCCCCTCCCAAAAACAGAAATACCAAAACATGGAGCTTTCAGGGGAGCTTATTCAAGGTTATCAACAAAAAATCCTTCATTTCATCCAATTCCAAAAACCTTATCTGACTAGTGGTTATTCGGTCAAACAGTTGTCATTAGATACTGAAATTCCTTCCCACATCATTTCACTGGTGCTCAACCAGTACCTTCAAACCAATTTTACTGCGCTCATCAATCAGCACCGAATTGATTATGCCTGTCAACTCTTCGTTCATCCGCAATACGGGCATTATTCCATTGCTGGCATCGCCTTTGAATCAGGTTTCAACTCTCTTTCTGTTTTCAATCAAAGTTTTAAGAAAATAAAAGGTATAACCCCTTCTGGTTACCGGCAATCAGTGTTACCCAAATAA
- a CDS encoding porin family protein, with protein sequence MKENTFFAFLILCCFCLPLGLFGQQLGIKAGLNYGTLANNIEISSFTEYVGTPKWHAGLFADLPIADNWGLQGELLYSQKGAKIKSKSSFELSADMVNFDYLELPLMAYMRLGPIKIQGGAAISAQIAHNFYNTKTKESFEDVQDLLGRDVDFSLLGGIAYPFKRFNLSARYQHGLAPMMKDVMITDANGNSVGNKAGNQHRTLMLSLGYTLWQRQE encoded by the coding sequence ATGAAAGAGAACACCTTTTTTGCTTTTTTGATCCTTTGTTGTTTTTGTTTACCACTAGGTCTTTTTGGCCAACAACTAGGAATAAAAGCAGGCCTGAACTATGGAACCTTGGCCAACAATATTGAAATTAGCTCCTTTACGGAATATGTTGGTACACCCAAGTGGCATGCAGGCTTGTTTGCAGACCTTCCTATTGCAGACAATTGGGGGCTTCAAGGGGAACTGCTATATTCGCAGAAAGGCGCCAAAATTAAATCCAAATCCTCATTTGAACTTTCTGCCGATATGGTTAATTTTGATTACCTGGAGCTACCGCTCATGGCCTATATGCGCCTTGGTCCAATTAAAATACAAGGAGGAGCAGCAATTAGTGCACAAATCGCACATAATTTTTATAACACAAAAACAAAGGAAAGCTTTGAAGATGTCCAAGACCTATTAGGAAGAGATGTCGATTTTTCCTTATTGGGGGGAATAGCCTATCCGTTTAAGAGGTTCAACCTTTCTGCACGTTATCAGCATGGGTTGGCGCCGATGATGAAGGACGTGATGATCACAGATGCAAATGGAAATTCAGTAGGAAATAAAGCAGGAAATCAACATCGGACATTGATGCTGAGTCTCGGCTACACCTTGTGGCAGAGACAAGAGTAA
- a CDS encoding prolipoprotein diacylglyceryl transferase, producing the protein MDFPIIFKWGPIATSAHFIFELLAFFIGFRYFLWLRRRRGDALASSSRQWVFLGAAAGAFFGSRLLGALENPLYFLRPEGHWLYYFQSKTVIGALLGGLIGVELSKYLIGEKRSSGDLFTFPLLLGMMIGRLGCFSMGVAEPTYGLPTGLPWGMDLGDGIYRHPTALYEFFFLGFLWLGLWLVAQKATLKEGAIFKLFMVFYLFYRFFTGFIQPGVHWLWGMGSLQVACLLGLAYYYRVWLFPKKTLSAPVDR; encoded by the coding sequence TTGGATTTTCCGATCATATTTAAATGGGGCCCGATTGCCACTTCCGCACATTTTATTTTTGAGCTATTAGCCTTTTTTATTGGTTTTCGATATTTTCTCTGGCTGCGGCGGCGGCGGGGAGATGCCTTGGCTAGCAGCAGCAGGCAATGGGTATTCCTGGGGGCAGCTGCTGGGGCCTTCTTTGGCTCTAGGCTCCTCGGGGCACTAGAGAATCCACTGTATTTCTTGCGCCCTGAGGGCCATTGGTTATACTATTTCCAAAGCAAAACAGTCATTGGCGCCTTATTAGGCGGCTTGATTGGGGTTGAATTAAGCAAATACCTGATTGGAGAAAAACGTTCGTCTGGTGATTTGTTTACCTTTCCGCTATTGTTGGGAATGATGATTGGCCGTTTGGGCTGTTTTAGCATGGGCGTAGCAGAGCCCACCTATGGTTTGCCGACGGGGCTTCCCTGGGGAATGGACCTGGGCGATGGGATTTACCGCCATCCTACGGCGCTGTATGAGTTTTTTTTTCTGGGATTTCTGTGGCTGGGACTGTGGCTGGTCGCTCAAAAGGCCACTTTAAAAGAGGGAGCCATCTTTAAATTGTTTATGGTCTTTTATCTTTTCTATCGTTTTTTCACTGGATTTATCCAGCCTGGGGTGCATTGGTTATGGGGCATGGGTAGCCTGCAAGTAGCGTGTCTATTAGGATTGGCCTACTATTACCGGGTATGGCTTTTTCCCAAAAAAACACTCAGCGCACCTGTTGACAGATAG
- a CDS encoding S9 family peptidase, giving the protein MKKALVVFYFLCFAIYSTQGQTKNPSFEEVLSLKQAGIPLISPDGKHVLFSVTSTDWQENSYDTEIWLSKNGEEPFQLTNTLDGSSTSPAWSPDGQWISFKAKRGKKAQLHVVRVAGGEAFPVSHVEGDIGDHAWSPDGAKIAFTMTPAETKEDKKRKEKFGAFEEDDNEFKRSGLFTIDFDPNQPSPSDLPCYDAKDKAAQAWDCIEWKQPDTLILTAEFTVEAFEWSPDGRQIAITHAPDPLINSFFDADISLLEVKTKKLEGLVKNPSADSFVKWSPDGKAILYTSAEDDRSSNYYKNGKYFKLVLEGKKTMQLGADFDEEIYGVEWRPNGIFAQANMRTYGHLLKIDERTGKVSIISGLPDQVMGFTLSKDGAKLAFAAADGKTLREVYTTSTANISPKPLTHYTQQIANWKIAQSEVIQWKSKDGTTIEGVLHKPMDYDPTKKYPLLVVIHGGPTGVDRPAPILSYVYPTTQWLNKGALILRVNYRGSAGYGEAFRALNVRNLGVGDAWDVLSGVDYLDEKGLIDTGKMGCMGWSQGGYISAFLTTNTDRFKAISVGAGISNWMTYYVNTDIHPFTRQYLQATPWEDEAIYRKTSPMTTINKARTPTLIQHGEYDQRVPIANAYELLQGLRDVGVTSKLIVYKGFGHGITKPKERLAAVVHNWEWFNQYVFGE; this is encoded by the coding sequence ATGAAAAAAGCCTTAGTTGTCTTTTATTTCCTCTGTTTTGCTATCTATTCCACACAAGGCCAAACGAAAAACCCCAGTTTTGAAGAGGTTTTGTCGCTTAAACAGGCAGGAATACCCCTGATTTCTCCAGACGGGAAGCACGTCTTGTTTTCTGTTACCTCGACAGATTGGCAGGAAAATTCTTATGATACAGAGATTTGGCTCTCGAAAAATGGCGAGGAGCCTTTTCAATTGACAAATACCCTGGATGGCAGTAGCACTTCTCCCGCCTGGTCTCCTGATGGGCAATGGATCAGCTTTAAAGCGAAACGAGGGAAAAAAGCGCAGCTACACGTCGTGAGAGTGGCGGGTGGGGAAGCCTTTCCGGTTAGCCATGTGGAAGGAGATATTGGCGACCATGCATGGTCACCTGATGGTGCGAAAATAGCTTTCACCATGACCCCGGCTGAAACCAAAGAAGACAAAAAGCGAAAGGAGAAATTTGGTGCTTTTGAAGAAGATGATAATGAGTTTAAACGATCTGGGCTGTTTACTATTGATTTCGATCCTAATCAGCCCAGCCCATCTGATTTGCCGTGTTATGATGCCAAGGATAAAGCGGCGCAGGCATGGGACTGCATTGAATGGAAACAACCGGATACCTTGATTTTGACTGCTGAATTTACGGTTGAAGCTTTCGAATGGTCGCCTGACGGTCGCCAAATAGCCATTACCCATGCTCCTGATCCCCTTATCAATTCCTTTTTTGATGCAGATATTTCCCTGTTGGAGGTAAAAACCAAAAAGCTGGAAGGATTAGTTAAAAATCCAAGTGCAGATAGTTTTGTCAAGTGGTCGCCAGACGGGAAAGCCATCCTTTACACGAGTGCCGAAGATGATCGTAGCTCCAATTATTACAAAAATGGCAAATACTTTAAGCTGGTATTGGAGGGTAAAAAAACAATGCAGCTGGGAGCCGATTTTGATGAAGAAATTTATGGCGTGGAATGGCGACCCAATGGCATCTTCGCCCAGGCAAATATGCGAACATACGGCCACTTGCTAAAAATAGATGAGCGCACAGGCAAGGTCAGTATTATTTCTGGCCTCCCTGACCAGGTGATGGGTTTCACCCTGTCTAAAGATGGTGCCAAATTGGCTTTTGCTGCCGCTGATGGTAAGACCTTGCGGGAAGTTTACACAACGTCAACGGCCAATATTTCTCCTAAGCCATTAACCCATTATACCCAACAAATAGCCAACTGGAAGATTGCCCAGAGTGAAGTTATCCAATGGAAAAGCAAGGATGGGACAACGATTGAAGGCGTTTTACATAAGCCTATGGATTATGATCCTACGAAAAAATATCCCCTGCTGGTCGTGATCCACGGTGGCCCCACTGGCGTAGATCGCCCTGCCCCGATTTTGTCTTATGTTTATCCGACTACCCAATGGCTCAACAAAGGGGCTTTGATTTTACGGGTGAACTATCGGGGATCAGCGGGCTATGGCGAAGCTTTTCGTGCTTTGAATGTTCGCAACCTGGGCGTAGGCGACGCCTGGGATGTCCTCTCCGGTGTTGATTACCTGGATGAAAAAGGCCTGATCGACACGGGTAAGATGGGCTGTATGGGATGGAGCCAAGGTGGTTACATCTCCGCTTTTTTGACCACCAATACGGATCGCTTTAAAGCCATTTCCGTCGGTGCAGGCATTTCCAATTGGATGACTTATTACGTGAATACAGATATTCACCCCTTTACCCGCCAATACCTCCAAGCAACACCCTGGGAAGATGAAGCCATCTACCGGAAAACCTCACCCATGACGACTATCAACAAGGCTCGCACGCCTACCTTGATTCAACATGGTGAATACGACCAGCGTGTTCCCATCGCTAATGCCTATGAGTTGCTGCAAGGACTCCGAGACGTCGGCGTTACGTCTAAATTGATCGTGTACAAAGGCTTTGGCCACGGTATCACCAAGCCAAAGGAAAGGTTGGCTGCCGTCGTGCATAATTGGGAGTGGTTTAATCAATATGTTTTTGGGGAGTAG
- a CDS encoding Fic family protein, translating into MEKKFHFDFITTQEIIKKVGFIDSFKGKWESIQKEENKYLKELKRLATIQSIGSSTRIEGATLTNEEVATLIENLKINKLETRDEQEAIGYYEVLEVILDEYSVIELTESNIFNLHNLLLKFSNKDSSHRGGYKLLSNKVVATYPGGEQKVIFNTTDPFLVKKEMEDLLMWYNGETKRGIMHPLLCIAGFVYEFLSIHPFQDGNGRLSRLLTSLLLLQNDYDFIQYISFENQIEGSKKRYYQVLMNAQQHRGTQKEIINDWVLYFLGSITELINKLEHKYERYKVIGPYLNQRQKELVTFIEQNEPLKISDISEGLKVYSIHSIKKDLQYLYQENVIDKLGRGRGTTYFLLRKDEE; encoded by the coding sequence ATGGAGAAGAAATTTCATTTTGACTTTATCACTACACAAGAAATAATAAAAAAGGTAGGCTTCATTGATTCCTTTAAAGGCAAATGGGAGTCCATTCAAAAAGAAGAGAATAAATATTTGAAGGAGCTAAAGAGACTTGCAACTATTCAAAGTATTGGATCATCAACCAGGATTGAGGGAGCCACTTTGACTAATGAAGAAGTAGCAACATTAATAGAGAATTTAAAGATCAATAAATTAGAGACAAGAGATGAACAAGAAGCAATAGGATATTATGAAGTTTTAGAGGTGATTTTAGATGAATACAGCGTGATTGAATTAACTGAATCAAATATATTTAACCTCCATAATCTCTTACTTAAATTCAGTAATAAGGATAGTTCCCACAGAGGGGGGTATAAGCTCTTATCCAATAAAGTTGTAGCGACTTATCCAGGTGGCGAACAAAAAGTGATTTTCAATACAACAGATCCGTTTTTAGTCAAGAAAGAAATGGAGGATTTATTAATGTGGTATAACGGTGAGACTAAGCGAGGAATAATGCATCCATTGTTATGTATTGCTGGGTTTGTTTATGAATTTTTATCTATTCACCCATTTCAAGATGGAAATGGTAGGCTGTCAAGATTGTTGACTTCACTGCTGCTATTACAAAATGATTATGATTTCATTCAATATATCTCCTTTGAAAATCAGATTGAAGGTAGTAAGAAAAGGTATTATCAAGTTTTAATGAATGCTCAACAGCATCGAGGAACTCAAAAGGAAATTATTAATGATTGGGTATTATATTTTTTAGGTAGTATAACGGAGCTAATCAATAAATTGGAGCATAAGTATGAAAGATACAAGGTTATTGGACCATATTTAAATCAGCGTCAAAAGGAATTAGTAACTTTCATTGAGCAGAATGAGCCCTTGAAGATTAGCGATATTAGCGAAGGCCTAAAAGTATATTCTATCCATTCGATCAAAAAGGATCTTCAATATTTATACCAAGAAAATGTAATTGATAAATTGGGAAGAGGAAGAGGAACAACCTATTTTTTATTGAGGAAAGACGAAGAATAA
- a CDS encoding NAD-dependent epimerase/dehydratase family protein, giving the protein MANPEQTSILVTGATGMVGSYLLRYLVYEGYTNIKALKRDHSPLDLVNPVLDKVNWINCDLLDIVGLEAAMTGVDQVYHCAAFISFDKREVKEMYKVNQEGTANVANIALHLGVKKLVYVSSIAAIGRPKNARIIDEKTKWEHSPHNTNYGISKYLAEQEIWRAQAEGLTVAVVNPAMILGGGFWDRGPLKLLKLVSQQHGFYPTGANGFVDVRDVARFLILLMEDNIEGERFILSAASLPYHDLLSKMADGLGVAAPRWPLKPWMGALAWRIAALARLFAVANPPVTKETISITSLPNTYSNQKSKTDFEFHYLPIDQSIREMTQLFLEATKDNYAPKILPLAWP; this is encoded by the coding sequence ATGGCTAATCCTGAACAAACTTCTATTTTGGTTACGGGGGCGACGGGGATGGTTGGCTCCTATTTATTAAGGTATTTAGTATACGAAGGTTATACTAATATCAAAGCTTTAAAAAGAGACCATAGCCCCTTGGATTTGGTAAACCCTGTATTAGATAAAGTCAATTGGATCAATTGCGATTTGCTTGACATTGTGGGTCTGGAAGCAGCCATGACCGGTGTTGATCAGGTTTATCACTGTGCCGCCTTTATTTCCTTTGACAAACGCGAGGTTAAAGAAATGTATAAGGTCAATCAAGAGGGGACAGCCAATGTTGCCAATATAGCGCTGCATTTGGGGGTAAAAAAATTGGTCTATGTTAGCTCTATTGCAGCCATTGGCCGCCCCAAAAATGCTAGAATAATTGATGAAAAAACAAAATGGGAACACAGCCCCCATAACACCAATTACGGCATCAGCAAATACCTGGCCGAACAGGAAATTTGGCGCGCCCAGGCAGAAGGGCTAACAGTGGCTGTCGTCAATCCCGCCATGATCTTGGGTGGTGGTTTTTGGGACCGCGGTCCCCTCAAGCTATTGAAATTGGTTAGCCAACAACATGGTTTTTATCCCACTGGCGCTAATGGTTTTGTCGATGTCAGGGATGTCGCCCGTTTTTTGATACTGCTTATGGAAGATAATATAGAAGGGGAACGCTTTATACTGAGTGCTGCCAGCTTACCCTACCATGACCTATTGTCCAAAATGGCGGATGGCCTGGGTGTTGCGGCGCCCCGGTGGCCGTTAAAGCCGTGGATGGGCGCATTGGCATGGCGTATAGCCGCCTTAGCCCGCCTTTTCGCTGTTGCTAATCCGCCCGTTACCAAAGAAACGATAAGCATCACCTCACTGCCGAATACTTATTCCAATCAAAAATCCAAAACGGATTTTGAATTTCATTACTTGCCTATTGACCAAAGTATAAGAGAAATGACGCAATTATTCCTGGAGGCCACCAAAGATAACTATGCGCCTAAAATACTGCCACTCGCCTGGCCTTAA
- a CDS encoding anhydro-N-acetylmuramic acid kinase yields the protein MTTYKAIGLMSGSSLDGLDIAYCTFQVADDHRILAWEIKQATTIPYTAAWQERLSTLPEASALTLAQTHVAFGELIGGMTRAFIDQHGLYPDFIASHGHTVFHFPRQKLSLQIGEGAAIAAATSCKVICDFRTQDMAFGGQGAPIAPTADRYLFGEYDCCLNLGGIANLSVKTPTTYVAFDICGANQILNALVKPLGLPYDDGGQLSATGQLLPALWEKAYQLDFFKQAYPKSLGNDWVKAEQVAPFLAFDGPVQDKLFTATKLIAQLIADHLEQVRKKEKHLDKPLKMLVTGGGAFNQFLISAIQEACGPHVLIELPSPMVIGFKESLLMALMGVLRVRQRVNCMANVTGAMQDSVNGALYEIASMNPTH from the coding sequence ATGACAACCTATAAGGCTATAGGATTAATGTCTGGAAGTTCTTTGGATGGCTTGGACATCGCCTATTGTACATTTCAAGTAGCCGACGATCACCGTATCCTGGCCTGGGAAATTAAACAAGCAACTACCATCCCGTATACAGCGGCCTGGCAGGAAAGGCTAAGCACGCTCCCTGAGGCTTCGGCACTGACTTTGGCGCAAACACATGTGGCTTTTGGCGAATTGATTGGAGGGATGACCCGGGCATTCATAGATCAACATGGCTTATATCCCGATTTTATCGCCTCTCACGGTCATACTGTTTTTCATTTTCCGCGACAAAAACTTAGCCTGCAGATTGGAGAGGGGGCGGCCATTGCCGCAGCCACTTCCTGTAAGGTCATTTGTGATTTCAGGACCCAGGATATGGCTTTTGGGGGGCAGGGAGCGCCTATCGCCCCTACCGCCGACCGATACCTCTTTGGGGAATATGATTGTTGCCTTAACCTTGGTGGCATTGCTAATTTGAGTGTCAAAACACCGACAACCTACGTCGCCTTTGATATTTGTGGTGCCAATCAAATCCTGAATGCCTTGGTCAAGCCATTGGGACTGCCCTACGATGACGGTGGGCAGCTATCTGCTACGGGGCAATTATTGCCCGCCCTTTGGGAAAAAGCTTATCAGCTTGATTTTTTCAAGCAGGCTTACCCCAAATCGTTGGGTAATGACTGGGTGAAGGCAGAGCAGGTAGCTCCATTTTTGGCATTTGATGGCCCAGTACAGGATAAGCTTTTTACAGCAACCAAGTTGATTGCCCAATTAATTGCCGATCATCTTGAGCAAGTCAGAAAAAAAGAAAAACACCTGGATAAGCCTTTAAAAATGCTAGTTACGGGCGGAGGAGCCTTTAATCAATTTCTGATCTCCGCTATCCAGGAAGCTTGCGGACCCCATGTCCTCATTGAGCTTCCATCGCCGATGGTCATTGGTTTCAAAGAGTCCCTGCTAATGGCTTTAATGGGTGTTCTGAGGGTTCGACAACGGGTCAATTGTATGGCCAATGTCACTGGTGCCATGCAGGATAGTGTTAATGGTGCACTGTATGAAATTGCTTCAATGAACCCAACGCATTAA
- a CDS encoding c-type cytochrome: MRNQFLVFLALATFAMACGNDAKSDPLTDGVAKSAEKIDAEKIDAEKIFKTYCIACHGLYGDMGASGAANLQASKLTLEERVTVITKGRNMMAPFESLLSPEKIQAVAAYTTKLKQSQ, encoded by the coding sequence ATGAGAAACCAATTTTTAGTTTTTTTAGCCTTAGCAACTTTCGCGATGGCTTGTGGTAATGATGCGAAAAGCGATCCATTGACTGATGGAGTGGCAAAGTCAGCAGAAAAAATTGATGCAGAAAAAATTGATGCAGAAAAAATATTCAAGACCTATTGCATCGCTTGTCACGGCCTATATGGCGATATGGGCGCCAGCGGAGCTGCCAATCTCCAAGCCTCAAAATTAACCCTCGAAGAACGCGTAACTGTGATTACCAAGGGCAGGAACATGATGGCCCCATTCGAGTCTTTATTAAGCCCTGAAAAAATTCAAGCAGTGGCAGCCTATACTACAAAATTAAAGCAAAGCCAATGA